In a genomic window of Streptococcus oralis subsp. tigurinus:
- a CDS encoding M24 family metallopeptidase: MLSRVEKFEAALAQTECDAVLVTNLKNIYYLTGFSGTEATVFISKKRRIFLTDARYTLIAKGVVEGFDIVETRDAVGEIAKIVADDKLEKIGFDDEISYAYFKMLESVFAGHELVPMTGFIENLRMIKDEQEIATIRRACQISDQAFLDVLDFIKPGQTTELAVMNFLDARMRQLGASGASFDFIIASGYRSAMPHGVASNKVIQKGETLTMDFGCYYNHYVSDMTRTVHVGQVTDEEREIYDIVLRSNQALIEAAEAGLSRIDFDRIPRQIINDAGYGPYFSHGIGHGIGLDIHEIPYFGKSEEPIKAGMVLTDEPGIYLDGKYGVRIEDDILITDTGCELLTLAPKELIVI; encoded by the coding sequence ATGTTATCAAGAGTTGAAAAATTTGAAGCAGCATTGGCTCAGACAGAATGCGATGCTGTCTTAGTAACCAATCTGAAGAATATTTACTATCTGACTGGTTTCAGCGGGACAGAAGCGACGGTTTTCATCAGTAAAAAGCGCCGAATTTTCCTGACGGATGCGCGCTATACCCTGATTGCTAAAGGAGTGGTTGAGGGCTTTGATATTGTTGAAACGCGAGATGCGGTTGGTGAAATTGCCAAAATCGTTGCAGACGACAAGCTGGAAAAAATTGGCTTTGATGACGAGATTTCCTATGCTTACTTCAAGATGCTGGAAAGTGTGTTTGCTGGTCATGAGTTGGTGCCGATGACAGGCTTTATCGAAAATCTGCGGATGATCAAGGATGAGCAAGAAATCGCAACCATTCGCAGGGCCTGCCAGATTTCGGATCAAGCCTTCCTAGATGTACTAGACTTTATTAAGCCTGGTCAGACGACAGAGCTGGCTGTTATGAACTTTTTGGATGCCCGCATGCGCCAGTTAGGTGCCTCAGGCGCCTCTTTTGACTTCATCATCGCTTCGGGCTACCGCTCTGCTATGCCACATGGAGTGGCTAGTAACAAGGTTATTCAAAAGGGTGAAACCCTAACCATGGACTTTGGTTGCTACTACAATCACTATGTCAGCGATATGACGCGGACTGTTCATGTGGGGCAGGTGACAGATGAGGAGCGGGAAATTTATGATATTGTCCTTCGCAGCAATCAAGCTCTGATAGAAGCAGCTGAGGCTGGTCTCAGTCGGATCGATTTTGACCGGATTCCTCGTCAAATTATCAACGATGCAGGCTACGGACCTTACTTTAGCCACGGGATTGGACATGGGATTGGTCTGGATATCCATGAAATTCCTTACTTTGGCAAGTCAGAAGAGCCAATCAAGGCTGGCATGGTCTTGACCGATGAGCCGGGCATCTATCTGGATGGAAAATACGGGGTGCGTATCGAGGATGATATCTTGATTACGGATACAGGTTGCGAATTATTGACCCTTGCTCCGAAAGAATTGATTGTTATCTAA
- the mgtA gene encoding magnesium-translocating P-type ATPase — MKTTKERLATAVQTSLKDSLAFYHTSLDGLGQEQVEENRDLYGENTITKGQEDSIIKKIYESIINPFTIILLVIAFISLVTNVWLAKPGQEDPTTSIIIVVLILISGGIRFVQELRSDKATTNLSKLIVNTATVIREGQVQELPIDDLVVGDIVKLSAGDMIPADVVLFESRDFFVQQSGLTGESDAVEKIALEKVQQPSLDSLLESESLAFMGTNVISGSAKAMVLAVGDHTMMGAIEQTLNTYDEPTSFEREMNTVSWLLIRLMLVMVPIVFFTNGLTDGDWLEAGVFALSVGVGLTPEMLPMIITASLAKGSIIMAKEKVVIKKLNAIQDLGAIDILCTDKTGTLTQDEIVLEYPLDIHGDLDLTVLRRAYLNSYFQTGLKNLMDRAIIKRTEKEAKEHSLLQNLDQTFQKIDELPFDFERRRMSVIVKDDEGTVSMVTKGALEEMLTISSRVEYHGEITPLTDAIRAEILAEVGQLNKQGLRVLGIGYKTDIQEGYSYTAKDEKDMILTGYLAFLDPPKPSAAPAIKALLEHGVKTKILTGDNEKVTQAICEKVGLDIEHILLGVDIDQMSDEQLAEVVESVTVFAKLSPDQKARIILQLKRNGHGVGYMGDGINDAPSMKVADVGISVDTAVDIAKETADVILLDKDLMVLEKGLVEGRKVYANMTKYIKMTVSSNFGNIFSLLVASIFLPFLPMSPVHLIVLNLVYDLSCVALPFDNVDQDFLKQPHTWEAKSITRFMVWMGPISSIFDILTFIFLYFIIVPLMTGHDYVHGSESALQFIIFFQTGWFIESMWSQTMVIHMLRTAKVPFVQSRPAWLVILMTLVAAFFVTSLPYGPLVHILRLAPLGLPYFLFLICIIFLYMFSVTVIKKFYIKKYKGWL, encoded by the coding sequence ATGAAAACTACAAAAGAAAGATTAGCAACAGCTGTTCAAACATCATTAAAAGATAGTCTCGCTTTTTATCATACAAGTCTAGATGGACTGGGCCAAGAACAAGTTGAAGAAAACCGTGATCTTTATGGAGAAAATACTATCACCAAGGGTCAAGAGGATTCAATCATTAAAAAGATTTACGAGTCAATCATCAATCCATTCACAATAATTTTGCTTGTGATTGCCTTCATTTCTCTCGTTACAAACGTCTGGCTTGCCAAACCTGGTCAAGAAGATCCAACGACATCTATCATTATCGTTGTCTTAATTTTGATTTCAGGAGGTATCCGTTTTGTCCAAGAGTTGCGAAGTGATAAGGCAACAACCAACCTTTCAAAATTGATTGTCAACACTGCAACGGTTATTCGGGAAGGTCAAGTGCAAGAATTACCGATTGATGATTTGGTGGTAGGAGATATTGTGAAATTAAGTGCAGGGGACATGATTCCTGCAGATGTCGTCTTATTTGAATCACGCGACTTTTTTGTTCAACAGTCAGGTTTGACTGGAGAAAGTGATGCGGTCGAAAAAATTGCTTTAGAAAAAGTGCAACAACCCTCATTGGATAGTTTGCTAGAATCTGAATCCCTCGCTTTTATGGGAACAAATGTCATATCTGGTAGTGCAAAAGCGATGGTTTTGGCAGTTGGTGATCATACTATGATGGGAGCTATCGAACAGACTCTGAATACCTATGATGAACCAACTTCTTTTGAACGTGAAATGAACACCGTTTCATGGTTGCTCATTCGATTAATGCTGGTCATGGTTCCCATTGTATTTTTCACCAATGGTTTGACAGACGGTGACTGGTTGGAAGCAGGTGTCTTTGCACTTAGTGTTGGTGTGGGTCTTACACCAGAAATGTTGCCGATGATCATTACAGCTAGTCTAGCAAAAGGTTCTATCATCATGGCTAAAGAAAAGGTTGTGATTAAAAAACTCAATGCCATACAGGACTTAGGTGCCATCGATATCTTATGTACAGATAAAACAGGGACTTTAACTCAGGACGAGATTGTGTTGGAATATCCTTTGGATATCCATGGAGATTTGGACCTTACTGTCTTACGTAGAGCTTATCTAAATTCTTATTTCCAAACAGGTTTAAAGAATTTGATGGACCGAGCTATTATCAAACGGACAGAAAAAGAAGCGAAAGAACACAGCCTTCTACAAAATCTAGATCAAACATTTCAAAAAATTGATGAACTTCCCTTTGACTTTGAACGTAGACGGATGAGCGTCATTGTAAAAGATGATGAGGGGACTGTTAGTATGGTGACCAAGGGAGCCTTAGAAGAAATGCTCACGATTTCATCTCGTGTAGAGTATCATGGCGAAATAACTCCTTTGACGGATGCCATTCGTGCAGAAATCTTAGCAGAAGTCGGACAATTAAATAAACAAGGGCTACGTGTCTTAGGGATTGGCTATAAGACGGATATACAAGAAGGCTATAGTTATACAGCCAAAGATGAAAAGGATATGATCCTGACCGGTTATCTTGCCTTCTTGGATCCACCAAAACCTTCAGCGGCACCTGCAATCAAGGCTTTACTTGAACATGGTGTTAAAACTAAGATTTTAACTGGGGATAATGAAAAAGTAACGCAAGCCATCTGTGAGAAAGTTGGTTTGGACATTGAACACATCCTTTTAGGGGTAGATATCGACCAAATGTCAGATGAGCAGTTGGCAGAAGTGGTTGAAAGTGTAACAGTATTTGCTAAATTGTCTCCTGACCAAAAAGCTCGCATCATTCTACAGTTAAAAAGAAATGGTCATGGTGTTGGTTATATGGGAGATGGTATTAACGATGCTCCATCTATGAAGGTGGCAGATGTTGGCATTTCCGTTGATACTGCAGTAGATATTGCCAAAGAGACTGCTGATGTCATTTTGCTAGATAAGGATTTGATGGTGCTTGAAAAAGGGCTGGTTGAAGGACGAAAAGTCTATGCTAATATGACTAAGTACATTAAGATGACAGTTAGTTCAAACTTTGGGAATATATTCTCTCTTCTAGTTGCAAGTATCTTCTTGCCATTTCTACCAATGTCTCCTGTTCATCTAATTGTCCTAAACTTAGTTTACGATTTATCTTGTGTGGCCTTGCCGTTTGATAATGTGGATCAAGACTTCCTAAAACAACCCCATACATGGGAAGCAAAATCCATTACCCGATTTATGGTTTGGATGGGGCCTATCTCATCTATCTTTGATATTTTGACCTTTATCTTCCTTTACTTTATCATTGTTCCATTGATGACAGGACATGATTATGTTCATGGGTCTGAATCAGCCCTTCAGTTTATTATCTTTTTCCAAACAGGATGGTTCATCGAATCTATGTGGTCTCAAACAATGGTCATCCACATGCTTCGTACAGCAAAAGTTCCTTTTGTACAGAGCAGACCAGCCTGGCTTGTGATTTTGATGACTTTAGTTGCTGCCTTTTTTGTAACCAGTCTACCTTATGGACCGCTAGTACATATCCTTCGTTTAGCTCCATTGGGACTGCCTTACTTCTTGTTCTTAATCTGTATTATTTTCTTGTATATGTTTAGTGTCACAGTTATTAAGAAATTTTACATTAAGAAGTACAAGGGATGGCTATAG
- the spx gene encoding transcriptional regulator Spx: MIKIYTVSSCTSCKKAKTWLNAHQLSYKEQNLGKEGITREELLDILTKTDNGIASIVSSKNRYAKALGVDIEDLSVNEVLNLIMETPRILKSPILVDEKRLQVGYKEDDIRAFLPRSVRNVENAEARLRAAL, from the coding sequence ATGATCAAAATTTATACAGTCTCAAGTTGTACTAGCTGTAAAAAAGCGAAAACTTGGCTCAATGCCCACCAGTTAAGTTATAAAGAACAAAATCTTGGTAAAGAAGGAATTACGAGAGAAGAGTTATTAGACATTCTCACGAAAACCGATAATGGAATTGCCAGTATCGTTTCATCGAAAAACCGCTACGCTAAAGCTCTTGGAGTTGACATTGAAGATTTGAGTGTCAATGAAGTGCTCAACTTAATCATGGAAACACCACGGATCTTAAAGAGTCCGATTCTCGTTGACGAGAAGCGCCTACAAGTCGGCTATAAAGAAGATGATATCCGTGCCTTCTTGCCACGCTCTGTCCGTAATGTAGAAAATGCAGAAGCACGTCTACGTGCAGCTCTATAA
- a CDS encoding SP0191 family lipoprotein: MKKLLIASFALLFLLAGCGQKKETPAASTTASDPIQSNLPVLDNAEKNTVVTKTLLMPKSENGTQQIQTITYKGNQFLTLTIQQKRPVGDELKTFISENGLEETQKALQEAEEKDETIQEARKLAGFTLETKLLSETEIQTTTTYDFQVLDVKKASQIEYLKNIGLENLLKNEPSQYIADRVANGATEQ; encoded by the coding sequence ATGAAAAAGTTACTAATTGCTAGTTTTGCTCTACTCTTTTTGCTTGCGGGATGTGGGCAAAAAAAGGAAACCCCTGCTGCTTCTACAACAGCATCTGACCCCATCCAATCAAACCTTCCCGTTTTGGACAATGCCGAAAAGAATACGGTTGTCACTAAGACCCTGTTGATGCCGAAGTCAGAAAATGGAACGCAGCAGATTCAGACTATTACCTATAAAGGCAATCAATTTTTGACCTTGACCATTCAGCAAAAACGACCTGTCGGGGATGAACTCAAGACTTTTATCTCTGAAAATGGCCTAGAGGAGACGCAAAAAGCGCTTCAAGAAGCTGAAGAGAAGGATGAGACCATCCAAGAGGCACGCAAACTAGCAGGATTTACACTGGAAACCAAGCTACTCAGCGAGACCGAAATCCAGACAACAACGACTTATGATTTTCAAGTATTGGATGTCAAAAAGGCATCTCAGATCGAATATTTAAAAAATATCGGTCTTGAAAATCTCTTAAAAAACGAACCTAGCCAATATATTGCAGACAGAGTGGCAAATGGGGCGACAGAACAATAG
- a CDS encoding IreB family regulatory phosphoprotein, producing the protein MGFTEETVRFKLDDSNKKEISETLTDVYASLNDKGYNPINQIVGYVLSGDPAYVPRYNNARNQIRKYERDEIVEELVRYYLKGQGVDL; encoded by the coding sequence ATGGGATTTACTGAAGAAACTGTACGGTTTAAATTGGATGATTCCAATAAGAAAGAAATTAGCGAAACGTTGACAGATGTTTATGCTTCTTTGAATGACAAGGGCTACAATCCGATTAACCAGATCGTCGGTTATGTATTGAGTGGAGACCCTGCCTACGTTCCTCGTTATAACAATGCACGAAATCAAATCCGTAAGTATGAGCGTGATGAAATTGTTGAAGAACTGGTACGCTACTACCTTAAAGGACAAGGAGTCGATCTATAA
- the ruvX gene encoding Holliday junction resolvase RuvX: MRIMGLDVGSKTVGVAISDPLGFTAQGLEIIQINEDQGQFGFDRIKELVDSYKVERFVVGLPKNMNNTSGPRVEASQAYGAKLEELFGLPVDYQDERLTTVAAERMLIEQADISRNKRKKVIDKLAAQLILQNYLDRKF; encoded by the coding sequence ATGAGAATTATGGGATTGGATGTCGGTTCAAAAACAGTAGGGGTGGCGATTAGCGATCCGCTCGGCTTCACCGCTCAGGGACTTGAAATCATCCAAATCAATGAGGATCAAGGCCAGTTTGGTTTTGACCGTATCAAGGAATTGGTTGACAGCTATAAGGTGGAACGCTTTGTAGTAGGTTTGCCAAAGAACATGAACAATACCAGCGGTCCGCGAGTAGAAGCCAGTCAAGCCTATGGTGCCAAGCTAGAAGAACTCTTTGGTTTGCCAGTAGACTATCAGGATGAGCGTTTGACAACGGTCGCTGCGGAGCGTATGTTGATTGAACAAGCAGATATCAGCCGTAACAAACGCAAGAAAGTTATTGATAAGTTGGCTGCTCAGCTGATTTTGCAAAATTATTTAGATAGAAAATTTTAA
- a CDS encoding DUF1292 domain-containing protein: MSHDHNHDHEERELITLVDEQGNETLFEILLTIDGKEEFGKNYVLLVPVNAEEDENGEVEIQAYSFIENEDGTEGELQPIPEDSEDEWNMIEEVFNSFMEE, translated from the coding sequence ATGTCACACGATCACAACCATGACCACGAAGAACGTGAATTGATTACACTAGTAGATGAGCAAGGAAATGAAACCTTGTTTGAAATTCTTTTGACCATCGACGGGAAAGAAGAATTTGGTAAAAACTATGTTCTGCTAGTGCCGGTTAACGCAGAAGAAGATGAAAATGGTGAAGTTGAAATCCAAGCTTACTCATTCATCGAAAATGAAGACGGAACAGAAGGCGAATTGCAACCAATCCCAGAAGACTCAGAAGACGAATGGAACATGATTGAAGAAGTCTTCAACAGCTTTATGGAGGAGTAA
- a CDS encoding bifunctional folylpolyglutamate synthase/dihydrofolate synthase gives MFEVEEWLHSRIGLNFRSGLGRMQRAVDLLGNPERTYPIIHVTGTNGKGSTIAFMRELFVTHGKKVGTFTSPHIISIHDRICISGQPIADADFIRLAEQVKEMEKTLLETHDQLSFFELLTLIAFLYFREQEVDLVLLEVGIGGLLDTTNVVTGEIAVVTSIGLDHQETLGDSLEKIAEQKAGIFKVGKKAVIAKLTPEAELVCQSKARELAVELYQAGRDFTLNAGDFSSSLARFSQLKIGLEGAYQQENAALALQTFLLFMVSREEKVEEELVRQALQETHWAGRLERIRPQIYLDGAHNLPALTRLVEFIQGKIQQGYQVRILFGALKRKDYQGMLGYLSKQLPQVELKVTGFDYQGSLDERDVTGYDLIPSYGDFIREFEEKANDQDLLFVTGSLYFISEVRASLIRSDGTS, from the coding sequence ATGTTTGAAGTAGAAGAATGGCTTCATAGTCGGATTGGTTTAAACTTTAGATCTGGACTTGGACGAATGCAGCGAGCAGTGGATTTGCTGGGGAATCCTGAGAGGACTTATCCTATTATCCACGTAACAGGGACTAACGGTAAAGGGTCAACTATTGCCTTCATGAGGGAGTTGTTTGTTACTCATGGTAAAAAAGTTGGTACTTTTACCTCTCCTCATATCATCAGTATCCATGATCGAATCTGTATCAGTGGACAACCGATTGCTGATGCAGATTTTATCCGTTTGGCGGAGCAGGTCAAGGAGATGGAAAAAACTCTTTTGGAAACACATGACCAATTATCTTTCTTTGAGTTGCTGACCTTGATTGCTTTTCTCTATTTTAGGGAACAAGAGGTGGATTTAGTTTTACTAGAAGTGGGGATTGGTGGTTTACTTGATACCACTAATGTCGTAACAGGAGAAATTGCAGTGGTTACTTCCATTGGCCTAGATCATCAGGAGACATTGGGTGACAGTCTGGAGAAAATAGCAGAGCAGAAAGCTGGTATCTTCAAGGTTGGAAAGAAGGCGGTCATTGCCAAGCTTACTCCAGAAGCAGAGCTTGTCTGTCAAAGTAAAGCGAGAGAGTTAGCTGTTGAACTTTATCAAGCTGGGCGAGACTTCACATTGAATGCGGGTGATTTTTCAAGTAGCTTAGCAAGATTTTCCCAGCTTAAAATCGGTTTGGAAGGCGCCTACCAGCAAGAAAATGCCGCCTTGGCTTTACAAACTTTTCTTTTGTTTATGGTGTCAAGAGAGGAAAAAGTCGAAGAAGAGCTTGTGAGACAGGCCTTGCAAGAAACTCACTGGGCAGGTCGCTTGGAACGGATTCGCCCGCAAATCTACCTAGATGGGGCTCACAATCTGCCAGCCTTGACTCGTCTAGTCGAGTTTATCCAAGGGAAAATCCAGCAAGGTTACCAGGTTCGCATCCTTTTTGGAGCACTTAAACGCAAGGATTATCAGGGGATGCTAGGCTATCTATCTAAGCAGTTGCCTCAGGTGGAACTTAAGGTAACAGGCTTTGACTACCAAGGTTCTTTGGATGAGAGGGATGTGACGGGTTACGATTTGATTCCTTCCTATGGCGATTTTATCAGAGAATTTGAAGAAAAGGCCAATGACCAGGACCTGCTTTTCGTGACGGGATCACTCTACTTTATCTCGGAAGTGCGAGCAAGTTTGATAAGAAGCGATGGGACTAGTTGA
- a CDS encoding SP_0198 family lipoprotein has translation MKIKTFTLSIAFLAILSLIAACGSANQQNSQSQSSQPSSSSSSVTSSSEATTSTEQSSTSSQSSNIDGTYTEKDEKDQITLVVTGKTGTWTEVEPDGEKEVKQVTFDPENQRVIIGDDVKIYAVNGNQIIIDDMDREASDRVVSDRVVLTK, from the coding sequence ATGAAAATCAAAACATTCACACTTTCTATTGCTTTCCTAGCAATTCTTAGTCTAATAGCAGCTTGTGGATCTGCCAACCAGCAAAATTCACAGTCTCAATCAAGTCAACCAAGTTCCTCTTCGAGTTCTGTAACGAGTTCAAGCGAAGCTACAACCAGTACGGAACAAAGTTCAACTTCAAGTCAATCAAGCAACATCGATGGGACCTATACTGAAAAAGATGAGAAAGACCAGATCACCCTTGTTGTAACAGGTAAAACAGGTACATGGACAGAGGTCGAGCCAGATGGAGAAAAGGAAGTCAAGCAAGTTACTTTTGATCCAGAAAATCAGCGCGTGATTATCGGTGATGATGTCAAAATTTATGCAGTTAATGGAAATCAAATAATTATCGATGATATGGATCGAGAAGCATCTGACCGAGTAGTATCTGACCGAGTGGTATTAACAAAATAG
- the cls gene encoding cardiolipin synthase, with protein MTARKMQLLMSKYGFSITIMLAELFIIFGLFLYLGQMAPILWIILVILVSLATIVSIVNRSMNPESKVTWLLVAFVPVFGPLLYIMFGERRLSKKELKQLKQLQSMVYREDNSRALRLELKEQDKSAYGVIKSLLSMDTNADVYNRTDTHFFPSGESMWRQMLEDLKKAEKFIFLEYYIIEEGLMWNSILEILEEKAAQGVEVKLLYDDIGCMATLPGDYTIQLRSRGIEAHKFNKVIPRLTVAYNNRDHRKIMIIDGQIAYTGGANLADEYINHIERFGYWKDSGIRLDGSAVKAFTRLFLSTWYINRGEISDFDQYHLENQPKDGMGLCIPYSSGPKPIYRAQVGKTVYQNLINQATDYVYITTPYLIADYDLTESIKNAALRGVDVRIVTPCIPDKKVIQLVTRGAYPDLLSAGVRIYEYSPGFLHSKQMLVDGEAATVGTINFDYRSLLHHYENAVLLYRTQSIIDIERDFEEIFKVSQEIYPHTIKTSWYQSLIKEIVQLFAPML; from the coding sequence ATGACAGCTAGAAAAATGCAGCTACTCATGTCCAAGTATGGTTTTAGTATTACTATCATGTTGGCAGAGTTGTTTATCATCTTTGGTTTATTTCTCTATCTAGGGCAGATGGCTCCGATTCTCTGGATTATCCTTGTCATTTTAGTAAGCTTAGCGACCATTGTATCGATTGTTAATCGATCTATGAATCCTGAGAGTAAGGTAACATGGTTGTTAGTAGCCTTTGTGCCAGTTTTTGGCCCTTTGCTCTATATCATGTTTGGAGAGCGCCGTTTATCTAAAAAAGAATTGAAGCAGCTAAAGCAGCTCCAATCAATGGTTTACAGAGAGGATAATAGCAGGGCTCTCCGTTTGGAGTTAAAAGAACAAGACAAGTCGGCTTACGGGGTTATCAAATCTCTCCTCAGTATGGACACGAATGCAGATGTCTATAATCGAACGGATACCCATTTTTTCCCTTCAGGGGAAAGCATGTGGCGTCAGATGCTAGAGGATCTCAAAAAAGCCGAGAAGTTTATCTTTCTTGAATACTATATCATCGAAGAAGGTTTGATGTGGAATAGTATTTTGGAGATTTTGGAAGAAAAGGCAGCTCAAGGAGTAGAAGTTAAGCTTCTTTATGACGATATTGGATGCATGGCAACCTTACCTGGGGATTATACCATCCAGCTTCGTAGCCGAGGGATTGAAGCCCATAAATTTAACAAGGTGATTCCACGCTTGACCGTTGCCTATAACAACCGTGACCACCGTAAAATCATGATTATCGATGGGCAGATTGCGTATACAGGTGGTGCCAATCTAGCAGATGAGTATATCAACCATATCGAACGCTTTGGTTACTGGAAGGATAGCGGTATTCGCCTAGATGGATCGGCAGTTAAGGCTTTTACTAGACTCTTTTTATCAACTTGGTATATTAACCGTGGGGAAATTAGTGACTTTGACCAATACCATCTCGAAAATCAACCCAAAGATGGGATGGGGCTTTGTATCCCTTACAGTAGCGGTCCCAAACCCATCTACCGAGCCCAGGTTGGAAAAACGGTCTATCAAAATCTTATCAATCAAGCTACAGACTACGTCTACATCACGACTCCCTATCTGATTGCTGACTACGATCTAACTGAAAGTATTAAAAATGCAGCATTGAGAGGGGTAGATGTGCGAATTGTGACGCCGTGTATCCCAGATAAAAAGGTTATTCAGTTAGTTACTCGAGGAGCCTACCCAGACTTGCTATCTGCGGGGGTTCGTATTTATGAGTATAGCCCGGGATTCCTTCATAGCAAGCAAATGCTTGTTGATGGAGAGGCGGCTACTGTGGGAACCATCAATTTTGACTATCGGAGTTTGCTTCACCACTATGAAAATGCCGTCTTGCTTTATAGAACGCAGTCCATCATCGATATTGAAAGGGACTTTGAAGAGATTTTTAAAGTTTCTCAAGAAATTTATCCCCACACCATCAAAACAAGCTGGTATCAAAGCCTGATCAAGGAAATTGTCCAGTTGTTTGCGCCTATGCTCTAA
- a CDS encoding damage-inducible protein CinA has protein sequence MNVYGKIDEKQEESHYQDWSVPEKREGAPIPFFSILLWSLVATAISVVIPLIFGLVSPQQTQDLYTGWALHQNGQMYTDYFGTEGLLYYLLAYLSQGSILIALVEWLALFGAGVFLFKSADTLTGRVEEAKQLVFVFNLLVAGLAFGGGYALLLALPFLFYSLSIVTNYLAYPNGDKGFLRVGMSLALAFFLAPIPTALFAAVLALGIIGFNLGKGHFVHGLYQFFASALGFSLLFYPLGYYTVLTGSFGDAISQTLYPVNTLSFFSNAHLLENAAFYGLLAIGLGSLSLLFSGLFQSKSAKQYSLSIAASLGLLLSLGLLIFSKEPINGTHLVVLIPFLVLLLLTGIKEDVSDGGSRRRRRREKQTSFLKGNFYLPLIALAYLIVLPIVSRYLSHPATYQERERLASMVKQQTSSEDRVYAWDDRPDFYRASERLAPTSLSTPTLYTASDENKTKLMNDLKENQPKMIVVNQKVALWSDVESWLSENYELVQTDTSEFKLYKFK, from the coding sequence ATGAATGTATACGGGAAAATAGATGAGAAACAAGAAGAATCTCATTACCAAGACTGGTCCGTTCCAGAAAAGCGAGAAGGAGCTCCGATTCCCTTTTTTAGTATCTTGCTTTGGAGTTTAGTAGCTACAGCTATTTCTGTGGTTATCCCCCTTATTTTTGGTTTAGTAAGCCCGCAACAAACTCAGGATCTTTATACTGGTTGGGCCTTGCATCAAAATGGTCAAATGTATACCGATTATTTTGGGACGGAGGGATTGCTCTATTACCTGCTTGCCTATCTTTCACAAGGCAGTATTCTGATTGCTTTGGTTGAGTGGTTGGCCTTATTTGGAGCAGGTGTTTTTCTTTTTAAATCTGCGGATACTCTTACAGGCCGTGTAGAAGAAGCCAAGCAGCTTGTGTTTGTGTTTAATCTGTTGGTAGCAGGTCTCGCTTTTGGTGGTGGCTATGCTCTCTTGCTAGCCTTGCCTTTCCTATTTTATTCACTTAGCATTGTTACGAACTACCTAGCTTATCCAAACGGTGACAAAGGATTTTTACGTGTTGGTATGAGCCTTGCTCTCGCTTTCTTCCTTGCGCCAATCCCAACCGCCTTGTTTGCGGCTGTATTGGCTCTAGGCATCATTGGCTTTAATCTAGGTAAAGGTCACTTTGTTCACGGGTTATATCAGTTCTTTGCGTCAGCCTTAGGGTTCTCACTCTTATTCTATCCTTTGGGCTACTATACAGTGTTAACAGGTAGTTTTGGGGATGCCATTAGCCAGACCTTGTATCCGGTAAATACTCTTAGCTTCTTTTCAAATGCGCATTTGCTTGAAAATGCAGCCTTCTACGGCTTACTTGCTATTGGGCTAGGTTCCCTTAGTTTGCTCTTTTCTGGTTTGTTCCAGTCAAAATCAGCTAAGCAATATTCCCTATCGATTGCTGCTAGTTTGGGCTTATTGCTTTCTTTGGGGCTCTTGATTTTTTCCAAAGAACCCATCAACGGTACTCATCTTGTGGTACTAATTCCTTTCTTGGTCTTGCTCCTTCTGACAGGAATCAAGGAAGATGTTTCGGATGGAGGCAGTCGTCGTAGAAGAAGACGTGAGAAACAAACTTCTTTCCTTAAAGGAAATTTCTATCTACCACTGATTGCCCTTGCCTATCTTATTGTTCTTCCTATCGTGAGTCGCTACCTTTCGCATCCAGCGACTTATCAGGAGAGAGAACGTCTTGCTAGCATGGTAAAACAGCAAACGAGTTCTGAGGATCGTGTCTATGCTTGGGATGATCGTCCTGATTTCTACCGTGCAAGTGAACGCTTGGCGCCGACTTCTCTATCAACTCCAACACTCTATACTGCAAGCGACGAAAATAAAACCAAACTGATGAATGATCTGAAAGAGAACCAACCGAAGATGATTGTGGTCAATCAAAAAGTTGCCTTGTGGTCAGATGTAGAGAGCTGGCTCAGTGAAAACTATGAGCTTGTTCAGACAGATACTAGCGAGTTTAAGCTTTATAAATTCAAATAA